Below is a window of Plasmodium brasilianum strain Bolivian I chromosome 14, whole genome shotgun sequence DNA.
TGCTCAAATCAATGCGTTTATAACAGGtaggatttttttttttttttttattagttataGAAACTTATGCTAAAAGggtaataacatataaatacgcttatatatatagtgcttaagtgtatatatatatgtaagtaggTATGTATGTGTAGATTTATAAGAAACACAAGTATGTCCTATTAAattggaaatttttttttaaaattaatatatatataaatatatatggctTTAAACAAAAGggaacatataaaaattaaaaatgagaaaaaaaaatgtttatattgcTTTGAACGATAAGtacaatttttgaaaaaaacacAGTCTGTTATAAGGTATTTATTTTCgtaagttttattttataattttttgctgaaattttaaaatttagttCATAAAATTGagatttccttttttttttatattatttttatcacgCATGttgaacagaaaaaaaaaaaaaaaaaaatatatatatatatgtggaaTTGTAAATATGCCTATTTTATAACGTTTTAAtgtatgttattatatatacaatttatgCAATTGTATTTGTGAACACCTACTATtctttttgcaatttttgcgccttttttaataattccctaatttttaatttttttataatttaaaaaaaaatgctttttttttttttttattttattatatattctttctGTTCCTTTTAGTATGTTTTCCTCATTAATGAggacatatattttttctttcatataaCAATACATTTTGTTtccataaaatatttcttattttaagtGGTTCTAACAATagtgaatttttttttttttttttttgtcgcAATATATTTTGTGTCCTTCACATTTTCCTTGTGGAATTTGAAAATTAGTGAGACactttttatgttataatgGACATCCAGAGGTGAAGTGTGCGAGAGGAAAGATGCTTATATAAGTTCTAATTTTTCAGTTGAAAAGTTAGTTCTATAAAACTtgcaacatatatatatatatatatttatatacctaTACGATAGTCCTTCgataatgtatttatatgagCACGGACAAGAGAAAGAAAAGTTACAAAAGTTTTGAGCGTATTCCAAAAGGAAAAGTCACCCTTGCCTCAGGACCCATCTCTTAGCATTTCTATTTATGTTACATACAATATTTTTGCCAAGTTacctaaaaataatatgtagaatgaaatagaaaattaattAACTTATAAGAAACATAATTCGACTAGAAAAAAGTAGAATATGTGCACacgtatgtgtgtgtatatgtacgtatgtatgtatatgtatgcaaatattaaaaaatataaaggacacacttttattttctttttgtgtTTTCCCTTCACATGCTATGCCAGCATTGTCGTTCATACACACTTTTACCAGCTATCCTACTTTCACATGAAGGAAATATTCTACAATagcataattaaaaatttaatcaaactgaaatatttaaataaatgtgaattttttttttttttttcatgtgtatatataaggaTTCTTCgcgttttttatttttttcttttcttcaaatgatctttaatttttttatatgtaaaaaacaacatgtttttaaaattgacagtgctacaattttttaaaattttttaaatcatcatagaataaatgaattaattgAAAAGTTGGGTAAACAATGATCATATATGCACTCTTATTTTAGTGcataaaaggaaaagtaAGTGTTTTAaggtttttcatttttacgaaaaataaattttacccatttaaaaagaagaaatagcattgtatatgtatttcacATATTGTGTAGGTTTTTAATTTGTAGAAACTTGATAATTTTCGCCTATTATGCAgctataaaaagaaagatgTTCTTACCTAATTAAAACACTTTTAAGCCGAATTGTAAATGCTACTGTATGTCAAACCCATAAAGTGACGCAATAATGGCATGTATATACGTTTAAGTGTAAGTGTAAatgcaaataaataaataaataaataaataaatatatatatatatatatgtatgtatatatatgtatgtatatatatatatatgtatgtatatatatatatgtatgtatatatatatatgtatgtatatatcagTATATGCATATTCGTGTATACTTACCCGTGGGATCCCCCGTGTACCAGCCAAATAATATGAGTAACAAATTATCATTTTGCTTAAAATGTATAGTACTactcataaatatatttctaaccaaaaataagataatacatataaataaaataaaattgtttccatgttttataaaaaatgttttgcCTCATAGGCAAAAGGACTCTCCAGTTGTGCAGAGTAGACTTATTCGAAAGCATAAACATGCTTcctatatattgaaaaagaaagacAATCCTTTAAAATTATCTAAGGAGGAAAATATAAGCAAAGAAAGTAGTACATTAGACTATTTAAGTAAATTCTTAGATAGCACATTGAACAGAAAATAcgaatatatgaataattctCTAAATACTAATTTTACTATAAATAACTTGGTCAACTATTTAGAGAGAAATGGGATAACATTACAAAACATTAAATTTACTGAACATAGTCGGAAAAGCTATGCATACACAAAAAATAGAATCTATGATTTTATAGAAGAACATAAGGTTCAAGTTAacgaaaattttgaaaaacaaGTGAAAGGggagaataataataaaagtaacaaAGAAAATGGTAGTGAAAAGATCAAATATAAACCTAATGGTGATAACTATACTTATACAAGTGACgatgataatataatactCTGCATGAACGcaaaaagagaaattaaaaaatcgGAAGTAATATGTAGCATTCCTAATTCatacattattaattttgatCATGTAATAAAccaaattcaaaattttgtaaattctttttctaattcttataatgtaaattatataaaatatatatttaagaataaCATGGAAGAACAAGTAAAAGAATTAGATCCTCTTGCAATTTTAATGTATGATATATACACAAGACATATTAGTTTCCTTTCTTTTATGAAATCAccacatatttatttaaaatactgGGATATCAAATTAACattaataattacatatatatattttatttcaaaatatgtaaacatCCTACTTTATGCTTATAACTTTAATAACACCTTTTTCCTCTtattgaataaatattttgaagaaatagaagaaaaaagggatttatgtaaaaatgaacTTCATATAAAGGAACAAACAATGTTTCTTgagaaaaataacaatatattacACATAAATGATAAAGCAGATAAAGCATTTCCCTTAAACTTCCATCATATGAAGGAAATAAATTCAATGCTTCACGCAAACTCATACGCTACacttaaaaatgaaaaaagttttttgttttataaaaattatgaatattatatcaattacattgtaaataaaaaaatgttaagtCATTTGCCCTTGTTCTTTTCCgattcttccttttttctctttaataatacaaatattaaaaatattatatattttagaagACAGATGATTCATGAAATAGTAAATCTGTACAAaaacaatgaaaataatgattataattttctatttatcCACTCAGATATTATAGAtagaattttatttacaaataacaaatattattctCAAATTGAAcactatttaaaaaactgTAACACTTGTAGAAAAACTCAAaatctatatatttcaaaattgcAACATGTCCACATGGTTGATCagaatgaattatataaattcattttacttGGATCAGATTACTCTAACGTACAGAAACAGAATTTAAATCATGATCACAAAAATTACTCTTACTATAAGGATACATTTAATCAAATTGGGATAAACAGTAACCCCATAAGTGGCGAAGAAAATTTCTCCAATGGCAAATGTAATCACCTAAATGACAACTTTGAACACATCATTAGATCGGTTACTTACGATTCTTCCCTATTTAAATCGTTTGATGAACTTTTCAATTACAACTTTTTGatgcacatatattcatatgtttCTTCCcatgttataaaaataaaaagcgacataattttaattggagataagaaaaaaaatgaaataataaaacaagaGGACGAAGAAAATGGGCATTATAACAACttaaaagataatattttaaacagTAGCATAAAAATGACGATCAGTGATTATAAAGTTGCTGAGCAGTTTAGTGTAAAGGAATGTTCTAAATATGATTTTAgcgaatatgaaaaaaaagaaaaagaagatgaAAACAGATATATGTGTTTAATACCTATAATAGATATTTGCAATCATAGGAATCTTTTCACGAATTCTATTATTAAGAAGGAAATCAAGCaaattaggaaaaaaaaattctaccAAACACGTGGTTACAGAACTGATGAGAACAGCAAAACGTATCACAATTATGATGGCAGTGTATGTGTTAGCCAGACGAACAATATttcgataaaaaaaaaggaagtaaATGAAATTTCAGAAGAGAGTGCATATGAAGACAAGCCAGAGGAAAAGACGTTTGAAGAGCACGaaaaaaatacgaataagaataatgataataataataatgataataataataataataacagtagtaacagtagcagtagtaacagtagcagtagtaacagtagcagtagtaacagtagcagtagtaacagtagcagtagtaacaGTAGCAGTAACAGCAGGTGTAACAGTGACACTAATGATAATAACAGTGTGAAAGATTCACCAACTGACAATGTTTATAATGTCGAGTTAATCAGCTCAGAAGATATAGGGGTTGATGAAGAAATTACAATAAGCTACGGGAAGCTGAGTAATGATCTTTTACTACTGGAATATGgatttatagaaaaaaaaagtacaagaatttatttccattttgatgtgaaaataataagagagataattatacaaatattagGGTTTGATAAATTACCTCTTATAATGCTAGAGAGTTTACCACAGGTTAAAGTAGAActgtttaaattattaaatattattcctCATAATGATAATGTATATGAGAGGTTTGATATTAATAATGCTGAGAACGCAAAaattacaagaaaaaaaaaagaaatattaaatgattatgtacgcaaaaataaatattttaatgaatataatatatttacaatgaAAGAACgtattaacaaattttatattgaTGAAAAACTTCACCATTCTcaacagaaaaaatatttctacatAGGTACTGATAACATAATAGATCCCATCCTATTAGCTGTTAtcagaattattatttatgatgATTTAAATCATCTTTCCAAAATTGATATAAATGACTTATTAAAATGGGAACAATACTTATCAGTAAGCTCTGAAATAATCGTGCTAcatgttttaattaaattaattgatgaaattatttatgaacaattttacgatattaattatgaaaaagcaTTAAAAGAAGGCATGCTTAAATATGCTGATTTAAAATtcttacaaaataaatttttgcaaggaaatttatttaactCAGACAAATCCATAAATGTTTTTGAACacaataattttaacattgttttatacaaaattatgaaaCTTAAAGAACTgcaaaatgcaaaaattaagcttacacaaaaatataaacatatgaaaaatcttttaaaaaattaagtagaTCACAAGGGCGCACGGGTAAGTTCTCTTCTAAGGCATAAAGCATGAGTATGCGTGTTACGTATACGCGTCAACGTTTTACCTttacatgaaaaaattgtttacaagtacaaaaaagatattttaaataaacacatattatatatatatacatattaactCTACCTATGCACATAacacaaaattttaatacgATTGTGTTAGGACGAATTTCATACCATGTAGTCCGATGCGCAGTGGTATTTAGGTTTTTgacttcatttttatcatccatttttcttcttttcctttttttttcatttataaaagaaagacCGATTCTGTCATagtcaatattttttataaaatcaaATATCTATGTGctgttttatttgtattttcgCACATTTacgtataaatttttttttttttttttgaatttattacgttctattttttagtagccttatttttttgtttttcctatTTTCATGTTATTTATCACaactgttatatttttaaattgtgacaacttattcctttttacatattaaaggataaaatcagtttttgtaaaatatgataaatgatataatattaatcaatactgaaaatgtaaaaactcCAAGTGAAGAAAAGAATGTTACAAAAAGTGATGAATTAAAATTGAGAATATACGGATGCCAGTTATTACAAGAAGCtggaataattttaaaactgAAGGCTGTGACAATAGCAACTGGCCAGGTTTTGTTTCatcgtttttattttaaaaaatcgcTTACTGATTATGACGTGAAGGTTAACGAATTGCAGAAATACTGCGTTTGTACAtttgtgtatacatatatgtaaacctGTGTAcgtgcacatatacatacatatatatatatatatataaatccaGTGGTCCTGTTGATAACCCATTAATACATAAGTCATATTTCACATATGTAAGAGTTGaacttttgtttttcttcaGATTATAGCTCCCGCATCACTCTACTTGTCTTGTAAATTAGAAGAGAACTTTTGTCgtgtttataaaataattagcaccttttattttttatataaatatgaagatTTAAAGAGCAAACACTATTATTTTGATCTGAAAAATATCAAGTTAGAGCATTTTAAGATAGACATAGAATCGCAAGTAATAACTGCTTACCGTAAAATagtgcatatatacaaatataaattatatattaactgTGATGTAtacacttttattttaaatgcatTTTGCGCATGCCACTGGAAAATATTACGTGGATTTGCTCTGTtcatactatttttttttttttttcttaattacGTTCGTTCTtaggaatataaaaatatgaaggtTGATATTTATACTTACGAACTTCTGATATTAAAAGAGATTGGATTTTTagttcataaaataattcaacatccgcatttatttcttttacctTATATTCATTCTCTTTTTAACAACTTGAACAAATTTGACGGtgatataacaaaaaaattagcaCAAATTGCGTGGggatttttaaatgataggttaataaatattttgctcattttttttttttttttttttaaatgtcaCGTGATATTCCCCttttaatatcttttatGATTCAtgatttttttcataaagtATGTAATATAGTTGTATTGTTCATAAAGTTGCAGGGTGTAATATTCCTTAACACTCAtttctacatatataattatttatttattttgatatactttatttttttcagtaTGCGAACAACCCTTTGCTGTGAATATCAGCCACGCTGTATAGCAGTCGCTAGCATTTTCCTAGCTTCttacaaattaaatataccattaattaaagtataaaacgtgtacatatatatacaatacatatataataaatacatttttatataatatttataactgTAGTTACATCATAACTCCATGtgcatttattaattttttactttttctttattaatgTAACCAGAGCACGAATTGGTTCAAGCTATTTGATGTAGAATACGATgacataaaaagaatatgcaTCCGAATTTTGCAACTGTACAAAATAGGTATAAACTctttgtatatgtacatatgtatatataataaactaatttatatattcatatttacatgtacatgttttattaagaaaaggCTTCTTACTTACCTTTCAACATACTTTTTgctaacatatattttttccttttcgaTTCCTTTATTAGGACGCTGTCAGTATATAGAtgttttaacaaaaaaataagtggACATTATACAGTTGATTAAAAACGATGACAACAATACAAAActcttttatttatgcaaaattccttatttattatacaagaataaaaaaaaaaaaaaaacgtacATAAATGTCAAtccattttttactttttccttattttgtcaatattatttttttaaaatgatcatataattatacatccTTCTAAGAAATCGTCTATATTATcctttattacatttttttgataCACACCAAAAAGCATTTATGATTTAAGCATTTACTTTTTACATACATAACATTCAAGCTTGTgcttaataatatatgcgTTGTtgatataacaatatattatttcttactggaatatacacatgtatgtatgcatgtaagcatgtatatatatatatatatatatattcttatgtacgtatgcattTATAAGAACATGGAAATTAATATAGCAACGATTGTAACCGTATGATACACTGAAATAACACAAATTCCATGTATTCATAATATGCAAAGCAACGTAATTTGTCACGTGTTCTTTTTTCGTATaacgtatttttttaagaaacctttttcttcttttaactGTTAAACAAACAGTGAAGACGAATTTTTTCATCAGATACTTGTTTTAATTTCATCTGAAACTTCCGCTCAACTGAGTATGTTTGAGTTCAGTATTTTCACTCAGGACTCGAGAGCACAtcgtatttttatataatcatcacttgtaaaaaattctcttcttttttaattttatttcgaaaaaatattttttcacatttaCAATTTAGCTTATATACTTCTTCCTCTTTATATAAGGATAGCATGGAtcacgaaaaaaaattacatgtaATGAATTTGCGTATAAAATGAAGTACATACgtaatattatgtatatatatatatacactgaactacaagtaaaaaatgtttattttttcctttcttggAGTGAAATTTTCTATTTGCATTTAACTCACCCACATacaaatttaacaaaaattcAAGTAATTCAATATACAATTGAATGAAATGcaacgaaaaaaataaaaaatttcattatgaaaaaagaaaatttaataaaaaatattttgcataGCCTGagcaagaaaaaaatattaaatgaattcctttttctttggtttttcttttctttatataaaatacataatttaaatatatatatattttttttttaagttaaaaacaaaaatgtttattttttttatatgttcttatattctttaaattcCGCAAGACGAATATGTTTGAGCAGAATtttgtaaatacatatattatatatatatgtatttatttatttataaataaataaataaatagtaatatatgatcttatttttttttcggtttctaacaaaaatttaatgctgcgttaaaatttaaagatGTTCCTATTTAGCTAGCATGCTTCTTCAAGTTACACGATGTTAttttaatcaaaaaaaaaaaaaaaatcgacGCACCGACTTCGTAGGAAATTAGTAGGGTCTCAATTGcgtattattacatatatatatatattttttttttccatccaaaaaattcatattttaactaAGAATAACAAGCCAGAGAGGATATAAATACTGCTTTCTAAAAATTAACGtgatcatataaaaaaaaacttacgCACTAAATCTTTTCCTCCATATATTCATTGTTAATATGTTTACGAAAATGTGAGCAAGACATAGCTTACATATGATTTATTTTCgaattttaatatgtataccGCTGAGTGatttttaagtaaaacatttttgc
It encodes the following:
- a CDS encoding hypothetical protein (conserved Plasmodium protein), whose amino-acid sequence is MSNKLSFCLKCIVLLINIFLTKNKIIHINKIKLFPCFIKNVLPHRQKDSPVVQSRLIRKHKHASYILKKKDNPLKLSKEENISKESSTLDYLSKFLDSTLNRKYEYMNNSLNTNFTINNLVNYLERNGITLQNIKFTEHSRKSYAYTKNRIYDFIEEHKVQVNENFEKQVKGENNNKSNKENGSEKIKYKPNGDNYTYTSDDDNIILCMNAKREIKKSEVICSIPNSYIINFDHVINQIQNFVNSFSNSYNVNYIKYIFKNNMEEQVKELDPLAILMYDIYTRHISFLSFMKSPHIYLKYWDIKLTLIITYIYFISKYVNILLYAYNFNNTFFLLLNKYFEEIEEKRDLCKNELHIKEQTMFLEKNNNILHINDKADKAFPLNFHHMKEINSMLHANSYATLKNEKSFLFYKNYEYYINYIVNKKMLSHLPLFFSDSSFFLFNNTNIKNIIYFRRQMIHEIVNLYKNNENNDYNFLFIHSDIIDRILFTNNKYYSQIEHYLKNCNTCRKTQNLYISKLQHVHMVDQNELYKFILLGSDYSNVQKQNLNHDHKNYSYYKDTFNQIGINSNPISGEENFSNGKCNHLNDNFEHIIRSVTYDSSLFKSFDELFNYNFLMHIYSYVSSHVIKIKSDIILIGDKKKNEIIKQEDEENGHYNNLKDNILNSSIKMTISDYKVAEQFSVKECSKYDFSEYEKKEKEDENRYMCLIPIIDICNHRNLFTNSIIKKEIKQIRKKKFYQTRGYRTDENSKTYHNYDGSVCVSQTNNISIKKKEVNEISEESAYEDKPEEKTFEEHEKNTNKNNDNNNNDNNNNNNSSNSSSSNSSSSNSSSSNSSSSNSSSSNSSSNSRCNSDTNDNNSVKDSPTDNVYNVELISSEDIGVDEEITISYGKLSNDLLLLEYGFIEKKSTRIYFHFDVKIIREIIIQILGFDKLPLIMLESLPQVKVELFKLLNIIPHNDNVYERFDINNAENAKITRKKKEILNDYVRKNKYFNEYNIFTMKERINKFYIDEKLHHSQQKKYFYIGTDNIIDPILLAVIRIIIYDDLNHLSKIDINDLLKWEQYLSVSSEIIVLHVLIKLIDEIIYEQFYDINYEKALKEGMLKYADLKFLQNKFLQGNLFNSDKSINVFEHNNFNIVLYKIMKLKELQNAKIKLTQKYKHMKNLLKN
- a CDS encoding cyclin — its product is MINDIILINTENVKTPSEEKNVTKSDELKLRIYGCQLLQEAGIILKLKAVTIATGQVLFHRFYFKKSLTDYDVKIIAPASLYLSCKLEENFCRVYKIISTFYFLYKYEDLKSKHYYFDLKNIKLEHFKIDIESQEYKNMKVDIYTYELLILKEIGFLVHKIIQHPHLFLLPYIHSLFNNLNKFDGDITKKLAQIAWGFLNDSMRTTLCCEYQPRCIAVASIFLASYKLNIPLIKSTNWFKLFDVEYDDIKRICIRILQLYKIGRCQYIDVLTKK